Genomic window (Rhinatrema bivittatum chromosome 9, aRhiBiv1.1, whole genome shotgun sequence):
CAGGCTTAATCCTGCCTTTGTGTCTCAGAAGATGTCATACTGTACTGTGTACCTGATTATACCTGCTTACTTGCAGCACTGGGTGTTACACTTATAAGACATTTCTTCTGAATTCAGAACTATATAGTCTTGGAAGGCATATTTCATAGCTGAAAAGAGTGGTCTTCTTAACTATTTAATCTTATAACAAGTTGCACAGGATATTTCACACATAACTTGAGCTAAATCATTACACTCTTACTCGAAAATGTATGGAAAAAACAATGCAATTTATATAATGTAGCAAGCAACTGGGCTGTTTTCTTAACTCATGTGATTAGGTTTTTCTACAAATCTGAATAAAGATACACTATCATGCGTGGGATGTAGACAATATATGTTTCATGCcttaaaaagaaaagcattttttgtCAGGGTTTGCAATCACATTTCAGATGATTAGATATATAATAAGTACTGGCTAAAGTGGTTTGGCACCTgtttatacatgcatatatgcatacatgtatagtgtatacatatatacattctGGCAATAGAGTTGATTCATGGCAGATCATTATATTGTAGTACAATAGAGAAAATGCCATGTGCCAGCACTGTCACATGAGCAGCCACCGTGTAAAGGAATATCAAAGAGAGTGTATCTTGAAGCTCTGAGGGACCCTTACACGTAGTCATATTTGGAAGGGTAACTTTTTCCATCTTCACTGCGTCGAGATTCATTGTAAGTTTTGCTCTTCACCTCAGAATCATACCCAGACTTGTACCCTGCAGTCTTGTAGCCAGTGCTCTTTGCAGCAGTATGGTAGGACACTGCTTTGtaactaaaaataaatcaaaataagcaTCTTTAATAACAAATTACTCAGAAGACATAACATTTGATCATTGATAACTTGATGAAACTGATGCAAGGTGTTCTGGACTTTGCAATGTGGTTTTGTTTATTAACTTCTTGTAGCCTGTGGGTTTTGAGTTCTAATGGGATGCACCAGGCTGAATGATCTGGTTCCAAGCAACAAAGAGTTATTTGTCCAAAGATCATTCTAGAAACCAGCAATATGCTGTAGAAGAGTGCTTAGAGCACAAAGCTttcaaaaaggaggcagactcctGGATTAAATCCAGCTTTTCCATGCATGGTGTGACCTTAAATAAGTCCCCTATTCTCTGTTCTCAAATTCATAATatcctgtacttttttttttttaactttccccAATGTGCTTCTGAAAGTAGAGGCCTGGGGGGACtcggggaataaaaaaaaaaaaccaggatgaATCACAAGTGCTTTTATACTTTTTAAAGCACTGTGTTATTACTAtagtatttatcatttttaaagcactactaAAAATACATAGTACTATACAGATACACATAACAGGTAGTCCCTggtccatggagcttacaatctagtcaagacgaACATACATGACAAATAAGAGTCTGTGAGAAgtgtatttattatagaaaaatacttaggatttaaaagcgTTTTAAAGCTGGATTTGAATATGACCAGAGAGGTAGCATGATCAAACCTAGGAACTCTCCAGATCTGACCCAGAGATTCCATATTTAGAGCCCTTTCTTCAGGTCCCCAGGAGAGCACCTATGATCTCCAGGCCTTAGAAATCACCTCCTCTTCTAAGCCAAGCTACCTTTTTCCTCCATCTGTGCTATATAAATGACTGGCACTAGGAAggagtccaaggcagaaggcagGAGGAAGCTCCACTACTGATTCTCCACCTCCCACCCATGACTTGTTCTGGCTATCACACTGAACCAATCAGCAGCCAGATGTAGGGAGGAGGATTGTCTTCCTCTCCAGTCCTGCATGgatcccagtaaaggagagggcaagagaaaatgtgcatgtgtgagtgaaacTAGGTTCAGTGGTCtcaacttagtcagataagtcactcgtctggctaagtagttagccagatagccaatgggcaggcagtgggtgtaATTGGGCAGctctacttatccggctaaggggtgcattttttaaagctagcacACGTGAAAAGGGACCTTTCACATGAGATAgttaaaaaggggcggagtctgccccagaagaggaggagtcggggcggacactgtgaagacagcgtggacagcgaaaaggtaaggagccttttcgctgcccgtTTCGtgcccaatagtgccaccttttATGACGGCGCTATAGGGTGccaaagctggcagcgatcacactgcagaggtgtgatcgctgccagctttcgcaggcccgccccccgcttcgccccccctgcccccctgcaCCGCGCAATTCACGCTGCCACgttgttttagaaaatataggcctgttagccagataagtagcaatattatTCACACTTATCAGGTTAAGTTAACGAAATAAATTAGACCTGttccatagcaggtctaaacttagatggataaaaCTTATGCAAATAAGAAGTAGCaaatacagggatattcagcagcatagccatgttgctgaatatcctgtGTAAGTTACTTTGCCAGCTACAtctaaatattgacctctaaaaaaaatataaatactatAGAAGAAGGAAAGGCCAAGAAAAGGAATGGATGTGTAAAGATAACACAACGAATATAACTGATTTAACAGAGAAAACCAAAGTACAATAGAACAAGATACTTCTAGATGGAAAATAAATAGGGTATTTTTTTGCTGATTTCTGACACCTTTTTATTAAACACTTTCCTTTATGACTCTCTTGTCCCCTTAAGTTACTAATTCTCAGGTAGGAAACTCTTGCTGATTGGGTCAATAGTGATGATTTTTCACGTTCAGCCTCCTACACATCACTTCAGTGCATTTGCATGAAAGATTAGGACATTTCCACATCAATATTTCCATGTTGTATGCTCTTCCCTTTTACagttcttgttttatttattattgaaaGCAGGGCATTCTTTCTTGTTCCTCAGTGCATACAATTTGTCCATCCCATGCTCTAACCACATTACTCTAATTTAAGGTGACCAAACTTAATTTTCAACAAGATACTATACTATTTTCCATTTATTTCCAGCCTGTAAAACTCCCAACTCAAAGCATTCTAAGGATTTCTagtcttctttttaaaaaaaaaatgcttggtgGATTCTTGAATTACTgtgtaataaaaaattaaaaccaggtCTAGGCAAATAATTATCTCATGGCTTAAAGACATCTGGTCAGTCACTGTAACTTAAAATGCCAACTACGATTATGCACTAAAATGTGTCACTCACGTGGTCTCCTCTGGCATCAGACCTCTGCAGGCAATGCACATCATAACTCCACCTATCAGGGTTAGGCCTCCTGCCACCCACCCAACAAACAAAGCGGATCCAAAGGTATATCTGCAACAGAAAAAATACAGGTGAATTGACCTGTTAGAACATTCTCAAAGACTATCAAGTTTAAGCAAGATTTATTTCTGGCCATTTTATCTCAAAAACCGTAAAACCTTTTTCTGGATTATTGTATCAAGAACCTTCCCCCTTTTTATATCCTTAGCATTATGAAccaatattcaaagttatttagctggataactcacaagttacccagctaaatggtaaatttttaaaaattggatcaCTTATCCAGTTTAACTAGCCgaataaaaaagaggcattacGGGGTGTTCTAGGACGGACCTAAGCTAATCGACTGTCAAATTGTAGCCATGCATGGATGGATAATTctccacttaaccagatattttcaaaaatatccatTTACGTGAAACTGTTAAACAAAACTTAAACAATAGTACCATGCAAGCCTATAACCTGATTCCCACCCTCCTCTCCAAATATGTCCTAAATGATCCTGCTGGGCtacacatcccccaccctccaattCCTCTGGTGTTCAAAATATGCAGAGGGGTCCTTGGGTCTACACTTAGCCCCTTCCCtgttgttttttaaattcaaaatcaGACTATCTCTTGCCCTCCCCTTCACCCCCATAGACTTAAAAAACCCCAACTGGGAACGAGGTATTCACTTATCCACACCTGGGTTTCCAGCACAGTTTACAATTCCAGCACTgcatttatcctgctaaatatctgggacaagttatccagctaactttaactggataatttGACCCCTTGCCAGGTTACTAAATATGCCCCCTCTGTACTTTTACCACTGTGGTATAAATATGTATTCATTATGAAATCTCAGATTCCCCTGGATAATTTATCTTGATTCTCCACCTAAAttttaagttataaaataaatactgatatATTTCTGgggaattttatttaaaagtctgaAGGCCTGTAAAGGATATTGATGCTATATGTAGATGAAACTGAATGATTTAGTATCTAAACATATGGGTATGgaatttattggttttattatatCAGGCTGCAACAATGTGGGTGTGATTTAAGCTGAAAGGTAGAGAATTCATAAGTTCCATGAAAACTGTATCCGGTATACCATAAGCAATCCTATTGTGGGTGTATTTGCTTGGTATATAGCGCATGCACAGCATCATACCTATTGGCACTCACTCCTTATGAGGGCAATACTCTCATGGGAAGATGGTCACCCTCTTAGTGAATTATGGACTGAAGAAGCCCAATTTCAAAATTTGATTATAAATACCATCCTGGTGGATGTGTGGATTTTTAACTGAACATTAGAGAATGAGAAGTGTTTGTTTCAGTTCCAGATCATTTGCTTAAGAAGAAATCCTGGCCCTACAATTGAGGCCTGGATTAGGTGAAGAATTCGTAGACTTCCTCTTTTCTGAGCTCTTCCTTTTAGAGGAGGGAAGAGCTGGagtattttgtattttactttgAAGTTTTCCCATCCTCTTCCACTGTGAGCATTTGGAATGATTCTTTTCTTGCCTCTCAAaggctatgtcacaggggccgtccaatggcactggtagcccctgtgacatagtaagggcaaaggctattggtgccattttgaataccggcagctgacggcccaagtgcaggagatggctccaggacccccactggaccaccagggacttttggcaagtcttggggggagttCCTGGGAGTGAGGGGAAATTTTACAGTGAAGGAGGTAAAAATGATATTTTCTGCTAGCAGAGAATTGACCTACATGCCTCTATGGGGAACAGTTTGGGACAAGTTTAGGAACAAGACACTGGATAAAACTAGTTATCCTACTTGCAAACAATACATGAAGAATTACATAGGTAGGacaaacccattttaaaaaagtaGCCTGGGGTCCAAAGTGATCTTAAATATTTTTATAGACTAGAATTGTGttgtagtttttatttatttaaggtacATATTCTCCACATCCCTTAAAAATTACCTTAAAATATAACTATTCTTTTAAAAAACTCCAAATAAAAACCTGACAGCCCAAGACTCAGGCAAAGTTATTAgaaccttcattctctctcaaaATTATTTTCCAGAGAAAAGTCAGATCTTAACCTTTTGTTTTTGAAAGGTGAGATAATTTCTTCCTTACCTGATATCCACCTGTAGCAGATTCTATAGTGCAGCTAGGGATGTTTATtcattgtttcatttgttttggcagTATGCACGTATCTCACGAATAGTTAGTAGGCGTGCAAAATGGATGGTATGTGCGTACATGTATTACCGACTACGTATGCACAGACTGTTTTGTGTGCCTACTATCCATTTGtgagaatgaaatgaatggagcaatgaatgcacatgcctgGTACAACTGAAAATACTCTGGCGCTTACTGGAATCACCCCATTTCCCTAAGAGATGGTACAACTACCAATGTCCTTTGACTTGATCTCAGCTGGCACCCAGTAATATACTAGTTTAAATTATTATTCAAATCATGATAATTTTAGTGTTCTCTTGATCATTCTCAGTGGCTCTTCCAACAGCTCTATATCCTGTGTCTCATTACTATTAGCACTATAGTAAAAGAGGTACCTGTTCTGGACTGTCGTCATTCCTCCCATACCTCCCATGCCTCCCATTGCCCCTCCTCCATACATGTTGGCTGTGGTCATCCAGAAGTTTGTGACAAGCATGTTTGCAAAGACTGACACTCCAGCAATGGAACACAATCCTGAAGGAGAGAGACATCAGTTAACAAGCATCCCATATCCTTCTTAAAGACTAGTCCCTTAGTTACTGTTGGAAATTAGTTCCCTTCTCCAAAGAAGACTGGAAAGCTTCCTTACAAGCATGTGCTATAGTGTTCCAAAGTTGATGTGCACTTTAGTACATTACATGTGATATTTTTATATTAGGACTAAAATGTTATCTCATCCCAGTAGGAAAAAATAGCATGTAGAAACTATCTATGCAAAGTTTCACAAAAGAACTAATGATACCTCATTGAAGTGTGGTTATTTCTTTTGCAAAATCTGACCCATGAAGCCAATTTTGCATGCATTGTTGCACCACACTCATAGTTAATGAGCTACTTTACCTGAATTTGCATAATAGTAGCTCATTaactttcatatttttatttttatttataagttgtGAACAAACCACAAGCAAACCGAGCATATGGAAAGCATTCAGAAATTATGTAAAAATCCACCACGAATGCTAATATTGTGTAATACAGTCACAATACTTCAGATTGGTATATAAGTTGAAAGTCTTATTTATTCACAAATCGGCAACTCCATTATTATACAGCGCAATTtttcatgcacacggggtcccccgacacggtcccgtgtttcgccagcggctgcgtcgggagggatgcccacaAATTCAAAGAGGGAAATCTAAAAATGAACAAAAGGACTGTATAAGAAATAGTAATGGTACAGAGTCAATACAGGtagatgcacacatacattttacCTTTAGACGGATTTCTTAAGTTCCAGGCATGGAGTGCGTTCGAGCGAGGTTCAAGGACAActtaaaagctgtcaaaactcgcgccaaccagatttcaaagaccaatcagaaaagagaaagagCCAACCTATCGCAGCTGAGGTGGTATCAGCTGCAGCCTATCAAGATTATGTAAAATGAAACCATTCGATTTCTTTATTAAGGCCCTTGGGAATCACACAGTCTAACCGGTATATCCACCTTTGTTCACAACGCGTCAGTAAAAGATCAAAATCACCACCACGTAATGGAGGTGTCAcaatttctaaaacaaaaaagaataaatcagAAATTGTGTGAGAGCGTGATAACCAATGATCCACTAGGGGGGCCAAGTTGCGGGAATGTTTAATATTCGATCTATGTTCGATCACTCGGGTACGTATCTGTCTTGTGGTTTTTCCTACGTATAGCATGTCACAAGGGCAGCGGATAATGTAAACCACGCCTATGGAGGCACAGTCCGAATCTTGACGTCAAGATTCGGACTGTGCCTCCATAGGCGTGGTTTACATTATCCGCTGCCCTTGTGACATGCTATACGTAGGAAAAACCACAAGACAGATACGTACCCGAGTGATCGAACATAGATCGAATATTAAACATTCCCGCAACTTGGCCCCCCTAGTGGATCATTGGTTATCACGCTCTCACACAATTTctgatttattcttttttgttttagaaattgTGACACCTCCATTACGTGGTGGTGATTTTGATCTTTTACTGACGCGTTGTGAACAAAGGTGGATATACCGGTTAGACTGTGTGATTCCCAAGGGCCTTAATAAAGAAATCGAATGGTTTCATTTTACATAATCTTGATAGGCTGCAGCTGATACCACCTCAGCTGCGATAGGTTGGctctttctcttttctgattggtctttgaaatctggttggcgcgagttttgacagcttttaagTTGTCCTTGAACCTCGCTCGAACGCACTCCATGCCTGGAACTTAAGAAATCCGTCTAAAGgtaaaatgtatgtgtgcatctaCCTGTATTGACTCTGTACCATTACTATTTCTTATACAGTCCTTTTGTTAATTTTTAGATTTCCCTCTTTGAATTtgtgggcatccctcccgacgcagccgctggcgaaacacgggaccgtgtcgggggaccccgtgtgcatgaaaAATTGCGCTGTATAATAATGGAGTTGCCGATTTGTGAATAAATAAGACTTTCAACTTATATACCAATCTGAAGTATTGTGACGGTATTACACAATATTAGCATTCGTGGTGgatttttatttataagttgtAACATAATcatataaacaacaataaactaattcttgaaaaaaaaaagatcattccTAAACAAAGTAAATCAAATGAAATATTAAGCTAGAAGCATAAACAAAATTCTAAAAATAATCTTGAATACATTAGTCCACCAATGTAAAGTCCATTTTAatggagaagaaaaaaatcataaCAGTAATAAAACATAACTCTAATAAATATGTAAAGTGAAAAAACATGAATTGTGGGCATCAGTGATGGACCCTTCCAAGATATAGGTATTATGAGTAGAAAGAGAGATCTTTTTCAATGAGAAGGTAAATATTTGGGAGGGatcaaaaaaatgtaatgaacTCCTGGTACTTTATGATTCAATCATGAAATATGAGCAAAAGACTTTCatgaaaattacaataaataaatgcccAAGTTATGTTACCTTGGGACAGAGAAATACAAATGTCTTCCATTTTATCTGTGTTACAATCTATCAGGATACATTCACATTTTATTATTCAAAACTGCACATctctatgttttaaaaaaatattttcaatagtcATTTTCTGTCTGTGTCTAATGCTAGCTGGACAATCAGAGTAGCAGGTGTTCTTTCATCTATAAGCAATCTCTCTCGAAATGTAGCTAAATCAAAACTATCAAGGGACAATCAAGACTGCCAATCTTTAAAAGTCAGCCTCTTGAGTAGAGGCAGGTAATATATTTTTGATAGATGAAGAATAGATTCAGGTGGCACCTTTAAGATttttaataatgatattttaaACATATTATAAGAAAAGATTGTAATAACCTTTGGGAAATTAATTAACTGCAAATTCCTTCTTCTAACCACATTCTCTAAATATTCAATTTGATTGTGCAAAGAACCATTGGGGTTGATATTCAAATGGTTGGTTCACATGATTTTTCAAAGTTCCCATGCTTTGATCATTTCCAAGTAATCCAGTTAAGTAGTTAATTGGGTaaaacttatttggataacttggaggcattctggagcaagttaaggcctggatttataaaaatgcggtaagtaccgcatgcgatagcaaaagggatgtgttttatgctaatatagcattttgcactaattacctgtgtgaagagctaagttagtgcaaattgcaataccattttcagaatctgcaataagtgccagacctgttgtatttcctgcatttaaccactgggggaccatttttaatggtcccagacacacaagggggagagagagagagagcacctggccataatgtcatggcccataggtaggtatttgtatccctatggtaggcccacctagtaactcgaggtggggtttaggtaacagtttagggggttagggaccactttgacattctacgtgacacctacaaaagaacagtggtctcttgtgaagatttgatggcgttgcaaaatggcgccgcccgtatggccatattgccgtactgcaaaatggcgccggccgtatggccgtatggccggcgccattttgcattacggcaacacgattcgagtgcaggaggtcgttcccggacccccgctggacttttggcaagtcttgtgggggtcaggaggcccccccaagctggccaaaagtccctgggggtccagcaggggtccgggagcgatctcctacgctcgtgacgtcgggggacaggaaccaaaatggcgccggcgctacctttgccgcaaaggtagcgccggccccatttctatcaacgcacccgtggcccgagagtggaacatcacaccgggaccccccactggaccccaggtaatttaagacattttggggggattcgggagggtgggggatttattttaaagggtcggggtgggttttagggttgttttagtgtgccggttttcccgccctcccccttcccctctacgatttttgacgataaatcgggggaattcctatcatatatcgcctctaacgatttttgacgatttaaaatatatcagacgatattttaaatcgtcaaaaaacgattcacatccctattaagtattagtgtaggggggtaggggccactttgacattcaacgtgagatgtacgaacagaacagtggtctcttgtgaagatttgctggccttcggagtgaggaaactcactccatgatgagatttgggcaaggttctctcaacctagcttgatgttacccaggtagagagtccctcaagctaggttgagagaaccttgcccaaatctcatcttggagtgagtttcctcactccgaaggccagcaaatcttcacaagagaccactgttctgttcgtacatctcacgttgaatgtcaaagtggtcctacccccctacactaatacttaaccctcacctcgagttactaggtgggcctcccatagggatacaaatacctgtctagggaggaggcactatagcaagtctcatTATGGTcaggtgcgctctctctctctctctcacacttgcagcatactgaaacaggcctgtccagaaacatcatgaaccacaataggAGCTTTTTTGCATAGCTGATATctcaatttgcgatacacatgcttattagcaaaaggtacacccctttttcgtatcgcatgtgatattggaaaatgaggcccttagtttgtgtTTGtcgacacagtgagggcaaaagtagcgccggcgccattttgaatattggcaatacggcccgcgtgcaggaggtcgctcccggaaccccgctggacttttggcaagtcttgtgggggtcaggaggcccccccaagctggccaaaagtccctgggggtccagcgggggtccgaaagtgatctcctgcactcgtgacgtcgggtgacaggaaccaaaatggcgccggcgctacctttgccctgtcatatggtaagggcaaagggtcactggcgccatttcttttaacgcagccgtggcccgagagcgggagatcgcgccgggaccccccccccccccactggaccccaggtaatttaaaacattttggggggcttcgggagggtggggggatttattttaaagggtcggggtgggttttagggtgccggttttcccgccctcccccaattaacgattttttacgatttaaaaaaaaccaaaaaccatgacgatcagatttccctccccccccagccaaaatcgatcgaagacgatcgatcacccgattcacatccctaaaacctaCCATACCATAACgcactaactgccagactcaaacagtaggagtgtgcattcgttttcaccgtattggcgatccacaacgtatattgcactattcatagtattcatggggaagcgaaacgtatcgtgattccccacgaatacacgaatctttgccgaattatacggccacctaaataaaaatttaaacaaaccgccccaagacttaccaaaactccgaggtggtccagcggggggtccgggaaccatcccctgcactcacaccctcggtgctggtttcatcatggcgccgatagcctttgtcacaggggctaccagtgccattggtcagcccctgtcacatggtaggagcacaagatggcgccgatggccatgtgacagggggctgaccaatggcaccagtagcccctgtgacataatatgggcaaaggctatcggagccattttgagtactggcatcggatggccggagtgcaggaggttgctccgggacccccgttggacccccagggacttttggccagcttgtgggggcctcctgacccccacaagacttgccaaaagtccagcgggggtccaggagctac
Coding sequences:
- the CLDN18 gene encoding claudin-18 isoform X1, translating into MSVTMCQVMGFVVATLGSAGIITATALDMWSTQDLYDNPVTAVFQYQGLWRSCVRQSSGFTECRPYFTILGLPAMFQAVRALMIVGIVLGVIGLLIAIFALKCIHIGNMEDSAKANMTLTSGIMFIVAGLCSIAGVSVFANMLVTNFWMTTANMYGGGAMGGMGGMGGMTTVQNRYTFGSALFVGWVAGGLTLIGGVMMCIACRGLMPEETTYKAVSYHTAAKSTGYKTAGYKSGYDSEVKSKTYNESRRSEDGKSYPSKYDYV
- the CLDN18 gene encoding claudin-18 isoform X2, with amino-acid sequence MAVTLCQGMGFVISAIGVAGIVASTCMNQWSTQDLYNNPVTAVFNYQGLWQTCVRQSSGFTECRSYFTILGLPAMFQAVRALMIVGIVLGVIGLLIAIFALKCIHIGNMEDSAKANMTLTSGIMFIVAGLCSIAGVSVFANMLVTNFWMTTANMYGGGAMGGMGGMGGMTTVQNRYTFGSALFVGWVAGGLTLIGGVMMCIACRGLMPEETTYKAVSYHTAAKSTGYKTAGYKSGYDSEVKSKTYNESRRSEDGKSYPSKYDYV